One window of the Branchiostoma lanceolatum isolate klBraLanc5 chromosome 3, klBraLanc5.hap2, whole genome shotgun sequence genome contains the following:
- the LOC136430471 gene encoding dysferlin-like isoform X1: MAPAKTTSIQVQINAAQNLQNTDTFGKSDPYCEIEYKGDKKKTEVKENELNPVWDQTFTFDLGGKALDPSDSLTIGVKDYERVGRNRLLGESVVPLRDVVSAPSHSCELNLTLQDGNKRPTMATISLKISYQPPAQEVAPEAPGAEESAEGGEVGDLTYGEGGTEEPLQEEGGVVSTKGGKPSRGVARRKLPGNLSNKPMDFQIRIRVLEGRRIAGSNISPVCKVTVSNQSKQTRVKKSTDSPFYDELFFFNFHESPAELFGEMIEIQVFNSRKLRSDAFLGSFKLDIGVVHRQPNHAFLRRWVLLSDPNDPTAGAKGYMKMSMIVLGPGEQPPSEKVEGEAEVDSDDIEANLLRPAGVELRPAMFIFRVFRAEDVPQMDTSAMQGIKKVLGVGEVQKELVDPYMEVHFAGRKVNTKTLYNSDHPEWNQELRLGMRFPSMCEVIKLRIKDWDRISADDTVGTGLLNLSMVSWPGEEDGFLPCFGPCFINMYGSVREFRTLPDEFDDLNLGKGEGVAYRGRVMVELRTILGELPDPKQSVVDITPEELMVVEGFQRCRKYRLLGIFMDASMICEMEAPVEFEVSIGNYGNKLDTNIPPSSSTTQTCLSTQPTNAVFDGCKYYFLPWGSTKPVVVVTSFWENISWRLEALNMLHKTTEALEGDLMKINMGLKTRMNRAELTSYCVGMLDRLIARCRKQLPVAQAEKGHRDTELDRHMGKMRRKQLDNIVALAQELREKALEPEEVLAAAMDYCQTLKDISLEPQNSIPDVMIWMITGGSRRAYCRIPAHQVLFSTNPGCSGKYCGQLQTIFLRYPGAKHGKTDIPALLRVKLWLGLQTDQDHFDPGTTEGEVAVFAETYENETKGLLDPWSPSKMLRPHWSDADGELKLKKNTFVPPEGWEWDGDWFINPELSLLYDRDSGHKHFLEDIYENQSRIPGGHWVEATTSWSDVRGDSCPAKEETELPEGWEWEDEWQMDLNRAVDEEGWEYAVESTLLGWSPGERTYHMCRRRRWVRKRTFVEDQKVLAKKQKMEQAKTEGWEYAPLFNMRFHVKKRKMDMVRRRRWHRKMTAQDNSATAIFAIESTRLSPGDDDSDDDEPKAIAAPRVFLSYDKPHKYQLRCYIYQARDLIAADKDSSSDPFASVSFLTQSQQTEVVKNKLSPVWDQTLLFDEIEIYGDPTNMERAPPHVVVELFDHDSFGSPEFLGRAVATPMVKLSSSDSRSPRLAWFPVMNGTKQFGELLATFELFLTTDEMHGKAAVSLQGDDDDLPFLPPKRGEVYSVPPDIRPLMHRTAIEAVCWGVRNMKKYQLSSVNSPSVQLEIGGNIQETKVIKSLKKNPNFEEPHLFFDVYLPKEDLYMPPVNIKVFDNRQFGRKPLVGVHMVRSLRDFMAETAGQLADATEPAVLPATMDNISLEIDGPSDQTIPHEKGGSGTEGMDWWSKFYASLGGEYADKCGDYLQTGLDTIQVYPYELEKAEPYGGFRDFCSTFPLARGKTDDKDEEAEEVVGEVKATFRIYQLPPDPKADLPPRMLGNLPGTGAEECLIRVYIVRGMDLQPQDQNGLSDPYIKIKLGKKKISDRDNYIPKTLDPVFGRMYEMTATIPVEKDLTITVLDMDLISSDDLIGQTMIDLENRLLSHHRPACGLPKTYCITGPNKWRDQQDPKTILENHARRRNLRGPEYEGTNRLRLGNRVFSLEQFEENSILHGDLGPADQRLALHVLHTQNLVPEHVETRFLYNPLQPEIPQGRLQMWVDIFPKSLGPPNPAFDLTPRQPKKYELRVIVWNTSDVTLDETSITGEQMSDIYVKGWMAGMEGKKQSTDVHYRSLDGEGNFNWRYIFPFEYLPAEQAVHISEKEHFWSLDETVTQVPPRLTVQVWDNDKFSFDDFLGTLTLDLHKMPVPTKTSGKCSVKQLQGGKTVNLFEQKKCRGWWPAYLIDNDTQEMTLTGKMEMTVEVLPGEEVDARPAGKGRDEPNMNPKLDDPQRPETSFLWFTSPFKTFRYIVWKNYKWYFIIFLILLIIVILAVIFIYSFPSFAAKRLVGA; the protein is encoded by the exons GTTACTGGGTGAGAGTGTGGTTCCCCTGCGGGATGTGGTATCGGCGCCGAGTCACTCCTGTGAACTGAATCTCACCCTGCAGGATGGAAACAAGCGACCCACCATG GCCACCATCAGTCTCAAGATCTCGTACCAGCCACCTGCGCAGGAAGTCGCACCTGAAGCACCTGGTGCAGAGGAGTCCGCAGAAG GTGGAGAGGTGGGAGACTTGACCTATGGTGAAGGAGGCACAGAAGAGCCTCTACAGGAAGAAGGAGGCGTGGTCAGCACAAAGGGCGGCAAACCCTCCAGGGGAGTCGCAAG GAGGAAATTGCCTGGAAATCTGTCCAATAAACCCATGGACTTCCAG ATACGAAtcagggtcctggagggacgaCGAATTGCCGGGTCCAACATCTCTCCTGTCTGTAAAGTCACTGTTTCCAACCAATCCAAACAGACAAGAGTCAAGAAAAGCACAGATAGCCCTTTCTATGATGAG CTTTTCTTCTTCAACTTCCACGAGTCCCCTGCGGAACTGTTTGGAGAAATGATAGAAATTCAG GTGTTCAACTCACGCAAGCTTCGTTCAGATGCTTTCCTTGGTTCCTTCAag CTGGATATAGGGGTAGTCCACAGACAACCTA ATCATGCCTTCCTTCGCCGCTGGGTTTTGTTGAGTGACCCCAACGACCCCACTGCCGGTGCTAAGGGGTACATGAAGATGTCCATGATTGTGCTGGGGCCTGGAGAGCAGCCTCCA TCTGAGAAAGTAGAAGGCGAGGCAGAAGTTGATTCTGATGACATTGAAGC AAACCTTCTGCGACCAGCCGGTGTCGAGCTCCGCCCCGCCATGTTCATCTTCAGGGTGTTCCGAGCAGAGGACGTGCCACAGA TGGACACATCTGCAATGCAAGGCATAAAGAAGGTGCTGGGTGTGGGTGAGGTGCAGAAAGAGCTTGTGGATCCTTACATGGAGGTGCACTTTGCAGGACGAAAG gttaaCACCAAGACTTTGTATAACTCTGACCATCCTGAGTGGAACCAGGAGTTGCGACTAGGCATGAGG TTTCCTTCCATGTGTGAGGTCATCAAGCTGCGTATTAAAGACTG GGACCGCATCAGCGCAGACGATACAGTTGGTACAGGCCTCCTGAACCTGTCTATGGTGTCCTGGCCTGGTGAAGAGGACG GATTCCTGCCTTGCTTCGGACCCTGCTTCATCAACATGTATGGTTCAGTTCGTGAGTTTCGGACCTTGCCAGATGAATTTGATGACCTCAATTTGGGAAAG GGTGAGGGTGTTGCCTACCGTGGTCGTGTCATGGTGGAGCTACGGACAATTCTGGGAGAACTTCCCGACCCGAAACAGTCTGTAGTGGACATCACTCCAGAGGAGCTGATGGTAGTGGAG GGCTTTCAGCGCTGCCGTAAGTACCGACTGCTGGGAATCTTCATGGATGCCTCGATGATCTGTGAGATGGAAGCGCCGGTGGAGTTCGAAGTCAGCATCGGTAACTATGGCAACAAACTGGACACCAACATCCCACCATCCTCATCAACAACCCAG ACTTGTCTATCTACCCAGCCCACAAATGCAGTGTTCGACGGCTGTAAGTACTACTTCCTTCCCTGGGGCAGCACCAAGCCTGTCGTTGTCGTCACATCGTTTTGGGAGAACATCAGCTGGAGACTAGAGGCCCTGAATATGTTACACAAGACCACAGAAGCACTG GAAGGCGACCTGATGAAGATAAACATGGGCTTGAAGACTAGGATGAATCGAGCAGAGCTGACCTCCTACTGTGTAGGGATGCTGGACAGGCTCATCGCAAGGTGCAG AAAACAACTGCCGGTAGCACAGGCAGAGAAGGGCCACCGTGACACAGAACTTGATAGGCACATGGGCAAAATGAGGAGGAAACAGTTAGACAATATAGTAGCCTTGGCCCAAGAGCTTAGGGAGAAGGCTTTAGAACCTGAGGAGGTGTTAGCGGCAGCCATGGACTACTGCCAGACACTCAAGGACATCAGTCTTGAG CCCCAAAACAGCATCCCTGACGTGATGATCTGGATGATAACCGGGGGCAGTCGGAGAGCGTACTGCCGCATCCCAGCCCACCAAGTCCTCTTCTCTACCAACCCTGGCTGCAGCGGAAAGTACTGCGGACAGCTGCAAACAATTTTCCTGAGG TACCCTGGAGCAAAGCATGGCAAGACGGACATCCCCGCCCTTCTGCGAGTCAAACTATGGCTGGGGTTGCAGACCGACCAGGATCACTTTGACCCCGGGACGACCGAGGGAGAAGTGGCTGTCTTTGCCGAAACGTACGAGAACGAAACCAAAGGACTGCTGGACCCCTGGAGTCCCAGTAAGATGTTACGCCCCCACTGGTCGGACGCAGACGGAGAGTTGAAGCTGAAGAAAAACACCTTTGTTCCCCCTGAAGGTTGGGAGTGGGACGGGGACTGGTTCATCAACCCTGAACTCAG CCTGCTATATGACAGAGACTCCGGCCACAAGCATTTCTTGGAAGACATCTACGAGAACCAGAGCCGTATCCCAGGGGGCCACTGGGTTGAAGCGACCACGTCTTGGTCAGACGTCCGCGGAGACTCGTGTCCAGCCAAGGAAGAGACGGAACTCCCCGAGGGATGGGAATGGGAGGATGAATGGCAGATGGACCTCAACAGGGCTGTGGATGAGGAAG GTTGGGAGTACGCTGTGGAGTCCACTCTGCTGGGCTGGAGCCCAGGGGAGAGAACCTACCACATGTGCAGGAGGCGACGCTGGGTCCGCAAACGCACCTTTGTTGAGGACCAGAAAGTTCTTGCCAAAAAG CAAAAAATGGAGCAGgccaaaacagaaggctgggagtaCGCCCCTCTGTTCAACATGCGCTTCCATGTGAAGAAGCGTAAGATGGACATGGTGCGCCGCCGACGCTGGCACAGGAAGATGACTGCACAAGACAACTCCGCCACAGCCATCTTTGCCATCGAAAGCACCAGGCTG AGCCCTGGTGATGAcgatagtgatgatgatgagcccAAAGCTATTGCTGCACCAAGAGTCTTCCTCAGTTATGACA AACCTCACAAATACCAGCTTCGTTGTTACATCTATCAGGCGAGAGACTTGATAGCTGCAGACAAGGACAGCTCCTCAG ATCCGTTTGCGAGTGTGAGTTTCCTGACCCAGAGTCAGCAGACGGAGGTAGTGAAGAACAAGCTGAGCCCGGTGTGGGACCAGACACTGCTGTTTGATGAGATCGAGATCTACGGTGACCCCACCAACATGGAGCGTGCACCCCCACATGTAGTAGTGGAGCTGTTCGACCACGACAGCTTT GGTAGTCCTGAGTTCCTGGGCCGAGCTGTCGCCACGCCGATGGTCAAACTGAGCTCCTCTGACTCCCGATCTCCCCGTCTGGCGTGGTTCCCCGTCATGAACGGCACCAAGCAGTTTGGGGAGCTGCTGGCCACCTTCGAACTCTTCTTG ACCACAGATGAAATGCACGGTAAGGCTGCCGTGTCACTGCAG ggtgatgatgatgatctgccGTTCCTTCCACCTAAACGTGGGGAGGTGTACAGTGTTCCCCCAGACATCAGACCTCTCATGCATCGCACAGCAATAGAG gctgtatgctggggagTGAGGAACATGAAGAAATACCAGCTCTCTAGTGTCAACTCGCCGAGTGTCCAGCTGGAGATTGGAGGCAACATCCAAGAGACAAAAGTCATCAAAAGTCTTAAAAAAAACCCAAACTTCGAAGAGCCCCACCTATTCTTTGATGTG TATCTACCTAAAGAGGACCTCTACATGCCGCCGGTCAACATCAAGGTTTTCGACAACCGACAGTTTGGCCGCAAACCGCTTGTTGGCGTCCACATGGTGAGGTCGCTGCGGGACTTCATGGCTGAGACAGCAGGCCAGCTGGCAGATGCTACAGAACCTGCAG TGCTGCCAGCCACCATGGATAACATTTCCCTGGAGATTGATGGTCCGTCTGACCAGACTATACCCCATGAGAAG gGTGGATCAGGGACAGAGGGGATGGACTGGTGGTCTAAGTTCTATGCCTCCCTCGGTGGGGAGTATGCAGACAAGTGTGGAGATTACCTACAGACTGGACTGGACACAATACAG GTGTATCCCTATGAGTTGGAGAAGGCCGAGCCGTACGGCGGGTTCCGTGACTTCTGCAGCACCTTTCCTCTGGCGCGAGGGAAGACTGATGATAAGGACGAGGAGGCTGAAGAGGTCGTTGGAGAGGTCAAG GCCACTTTCCGGATATACCAGCTACCCCCGGATCCTAAAGCCGACTTGCCGCCACGTATGTTGGGGAACCTTCCCGGTACCGGAGCAGAGGAGTGCCTGATCAGGGTTTATATCGTACGCGGGATGGACCTCCAGCCACAGGACCAGAACGGCTTG TCTGATCCATACATCAAGATCAAGTTGGGAAAGAAGAAGATCAGCGACAGAGACAACTACATCCCCAAAACCCTGGATCCCGTCTTTGGCAG aaTGTACGAGATGACCGCGACCATTCCCGTGGAGAAGGACCTGACCATCACGGTGCTGGACATGGACCTCATCAGTTCGGACGACCTGATTGGTCAGACCATGATTGATTTAGAGAACCGCCTGCTGTCCCACCACCGACCGGCCTGCGGGCTGCCCAAGACTTACTGCAT AACCGGCCCCAACAAATGGAGAGACCAACAAGACCCCAAGACTATCCTGGAGAACCATGCACGCCGCCGTAACCTCCGGGGTCCCGAGTACGAGGGAACCAACCGCCTCAGGCTCGGCAACAGGGTCTTCAGTCTAGAGCAGTTCG AGGAGAATAGTATTCTCCATGGAGACCTGGGCCCAGCAGACCAGAGGTTAGCTCTGCACGTCCTGCATACACAGAACCTGGTCCCCGAACATGTGGAAACTCGCTTCCTCTACAACCCACTACAACCTGAGATACCACAG GGAAGGCTGCAGATGTGGGTGGACATCTTCCCCAAGTCTCTGGGTCCTCCCAACCCTGCATTCGACCTGACACCAAGGCAGCCCAAGAA GTATGAGCTGCGTGTGATCGTGTGGAACACCAGTGATGTCACACTGGACGAGACGTCCATCACTGGGGAACAGATGAGTGACATCTATGTCAAAGG GTGGATGGCAGGGATGGAGGGAAAGAAGCAAAGTACAGATGTCCACTACAG GTCGTTGGATGGTGAAGGAAACTTCAACTGGCGTTACATCTTCCCGTTCGAGTACCTCCCAGCAGAACAGGCGGTGCACATTTCTGAGAAG gaacaCTTCTGGAGTCTGGATGAAACAGTGACTCAGGTTCCTCCCAGACTCACTGTGCAGGTCTGGGACAATGACAAGTTCTCCTTTGATGATTTCCTTG GCACGTTGACACTAGACCTTCACAAGATGCCAGTTCCCACCAAGACGTCAGGAAAGTGCAGCGTCAAGCAGCTGCAAGGGGGGAAGACTGTTAACCTGTTTGAGCAGAAAAAGTGCCGCGGATGGTGGCCGGCCTATCTCATAGACAATGACACCCAGGAAATGACTCTTACA GGGAAGATGGAGATGACAGTCGAAGTGCTGCCAGGAGAGGAGGTAGACGCACGGCCTGCTGGGAAGGGTCGAGATGAACCCAACATGAACCCCAAGCTGGATGATCCCCA ACGTCCCGAGACCTCCTTCCTTTGGTTCACCTCTCCCTTCAAGACGTTCCGTTACATCGTGTGGAAGAACTACAAGTGGTACTTCATCATATTCCTGATCCTCTTAATCATCGTGATCCTGGCCGTCATCTTCATCTACTCCTTCCCA AGTTTCGCTGCTAAGAGGCTGGTCGGTGCATAG